The nucleotide window gggctgattttattaaaacaagtggggaagcatattagcattgCACAGGCTGCAGTGTGCAACGCTAATATGCTTCTCCGCCTCATTTCAGAAAAATCTGCCTCAGAGTCTTTTCATATGCAGGAATAGTTTAAAAGCAAACATAGCAAACCATGATCCAAGAGGAACAACAATACAGAATTACACAGAGCACACGTAACAGGTAAGCAGTGAAATGCTAGGAGAATGCAGATTATGTGCGAAGCAGCTCTTGAAATCCGAGTGTGTGTTCTGTTGTATATTTTGTCTGGCGAGGGGCAGCATGTGCATCTGGGTAGTTTGCCGCTGTCTCCATCCACTGTTCATTATTGATTCTTCTCTAGCTGGCCAAGAACGTTGGAAACTCAGGGTTTAATGAGATTGTGGAAGCCAGCCTACCCAGTCCAGCATGCAAGCCATCTACAGAAAGTAACATGTAAGTGATTACCGAAGACATACTGGCAACTCGCTTTCCACAGATTGAACTGAATGCTTTGATTATTAGAGAGAAAACAATAATCTTAGATAGATGTGATTTCCTAAACCTGTATAAAAGTTCACCATGGAATATTTGCACAGTGGTGTTGCATTGTGGTTTCCCCATGCTTACATTATAACttggtgtatgtatgtgtgtgtgtgtgtgtgtgtgtgtgtgtgtgtgtgtgtgtgtgtgtatatatatatatatatatatatatatatatatatatatatatatatatatatatatatatatatatatatatatatatatatatatatatatatatatatatatataatatatatatatatatatatatatatatatatatatatagtgtgcttTGTGAGGTCTCTCAGAACACCATGCTGCACAGTGCTTTGTGAGGTCTCTCAGAACATCATGTTGCACAGTGTTTTGTGAGGTCTCTCAGAACATCGTGTTGCACAGTGCTTTGTGAGGTCTCTCAGAACATCGTGTTGCACAGTGCTTTGTGAGGTCTCAAAACATCATGTTGCACAGTGCTTTGTGAGGTTTGTTTGGTGTGGTTTTGTTGAgcatttactgtgaatttttGCTTGATTGTGTCATCGAGGCCAGAGGGAATGCCACCAAGTATTAGTAATAGTGTGGCTAGATAACTTTTCATTGCAAATTGCTTTAGGCACGTATATGTCTGTTCTTGCATATTCTTGCAATAACGAGAGCGATGAAAGGTAGTTTAGTATTATGGTTGTTGATGATGTTGTGGGTTTGTTTTCCACAAAACGAATGCCTGTCTTTTCACGCTGGCAGCAGTGTGACTGATCTGAAGGAAAAGTAAACAACAACAATGCAGGTGCGAACAAGACCAGGAGAAATGGGAACCAATTCAACAAACCAACAGCCCAACACACAGACAAGGTCTGACTGAgctcggttggcaggtgcttccatgcCCGAGACTGCACAAACTTTTCACGTGGAACAGTCTCACATAGAATGTTCTATGGGCTATTCTGAAGCTGCAGTGAGTTTTATACGTGTGGTTgtgtattgacagtgttttttcCAGATGCCCACATATGCATTTAATTACAGCGTCATCAGAAACATGTCAGGTTAGgtgtattctgtaaaaaaaaaaaaaaaaaaaaaaaaaaaaaaacccaaaaaacagccCTATCAAAATCAACTAATACTTGTATATACATAATGAATTTAATTCTTGCTGTCACTGAGCAGGACTGCACGGAAGGATTTCATCATTGCCAAGTACATGGAGAGACGGTTCTGTAAGAAGGGTGGGGGCAGCCCTATGTCTCTGCGGAAGCAGCTGCTGGGAGGTGTGAAGAGTAAGGACGTGTTCACGCTGCTGCGGGTGTATGCAGAGGGACAGGATCTCAGTGACCCCCTTCCTATCCCTGCTCAGGTAAGACAGGATCTCAGTGACCCCCTTCCTATCCCTGCTCAGGTAATAGAGCACGGGACAGCTTCATTGGAAACCCAGGAGAGCTACATAATAACCCCTTCACATGGCTTCATCCTTTGTGTCTGCAGGAGCACGGGGAAGCAGCTCTGCATCTCGCTGTGCTGTTGTCTGATCGCACCTCTCTGCACATGGTGGACTTCCTGGTGCAAAACTGGTAAGCTCTGGAGCAAAACCATGGGGATGTGGGCTTGAAGATCTGGCCAGTGCAGGAGGAGTGTTCATAGGAGTGTTGTGCAGAACTATTAAAAGATGTAGAGGGGGCAACAAAAGCAAAGCAGGAGCTGACAGTGTTGGCATAATGTGTTGACGAAGCCCTTCCTGTCCGTATTGCGTTTTAAACTCCAAGATGTGTTGATGCTGTCAAGCCTGCAGTGAATGTGAATTCAAGGGGAGGTGGAACTTGACATTACTTGGCGTTTTTGTTGCAGTTGTTTGAGAAGATGTTATCCGAACACAAGCGAGCTCAGGTGAACACCAtgcctgttttgttttccagcaaCAACCTGGATAGGCAGACTGTCCGGGGGAACACTGCCCTTCATTACTGCTGCCTGCACAACAAAACAGAATGCCTCAAACTGCTGCTGCGCGCAAAGGCCAACACTCACATCAGTAAGGAACAACGCAAGAAAGACCATAGAAATTGCTATAACTAGAGGATGACCACAGACTCCCTGGCTACACTCGCTCTCTCAGATTTCATCTCTTCGGTTATCTCCTTGTATCATCAGAGCGCCATGTAGTTATCGCTTACATTTTCAGATAAGCCCCGTGTGGTAAACCTTGTGGACTGTCTCATCCAATCAGAGGCTTTAGAACAGAGAGTTCAGTTTTACTGAGGAGTGATTCATGGACCCCTCTGCCAGACAGCCTGTTACTATTCCTGATAATCTGACTGACAAGGCTGAAGCTACTGCACATTCTAAAGCTTGTTTGCAGTCCCCTTAAGAATCCCTCTGAGGGCTCCTGGTATTAAATTAGAGTTAAATCTGATTTCCTGTATGATATAGCTACATACTGATCAGCTGCGTCAATTCACACTTTTCAGCACTTTTTcctttgtgcttttttgtttgttttctttttcttggtaAATGCTGCATTTACTGAAACATTTCCACATCCTGCTCTATTCTTACCAGTGTGCGCAATGCAGTTCTGCTGCAGAATAATCTCTCTGACAACTGCTGCAGGGTTTGTAGTTGCAACGTCCGCCAGGTTCACAAGCAGGAAAACATGCTTATTGTTGCCATGTGTGGGTGAAATACTTGGCATTTTATTTAACCTCCCTCCCACAGAGGTGTCAACATTAAGAACATATTTAGCAGAacatgtggtggtggtggtggtggtggtgggtgtgTGGTTGGTAGGTgatcaaaaaaagtattttagattTGTATGTATGCGTGcatgtattcatgtattcatgtatttatttgtttatttattatagaaaatgaaaaaggagaGACTGGACTGGATGTAGCTCGGAGATTAGGAAACTCTCACTGTGAAGAACTGGTAAGCAAGCTAAAGACGTCTGGGTTTTAGTACCTGAGCCGTGGTTGTGACTGACGGGGCTTGCCTGCTGTTTTATTGTCTGTTATTTATCAACAGATGGTTCATTTATTACCGTTCCTGCAACATAAGCTTTATCAAATACAAACTAACCCAGAATATTGTCCTTGAAGGGCTGGTGTGTCGCTCTTTAGAAACACTGGGTTCAGCTCTCTCTGCTGGGTTCCTGCCTGCTCAGAGCAGAATAAGAATCTTTGTGACAATCTGTCTTTCCAGATTAACCAAGCGCACTGCAACCTGTTCAACATGCATGTGCACGTGGAGTACGAGTGGAGACTGCGGCAGGAGGACATGTACGAGAGTGACGATGATTTGGATGAGAAGGTGAGGCAGAAGGCAGGGGAGAGAGACTGAGGAGGGGGAGTGTTACTGAGGAGGGCGGGGGAGAGAGACTGAGGAGGAGAGACACTGAGGAAGGCAGGAGAGGCTCAGGGTGGAGAGAGATTGAGGAGGGCAGGAGAGACTGAGGAGGGGGGAGAGGTGGTATTGAGGTGGAGGAGGGGTGAAAGGGGAGATGAGGAGTTTTGCTGTTAAACTTCAAGTGCAATTGTCTGAATCTTTTCCATTCCCTCTGCAGTTAGGACCTGTGAAGGACCGCTCCTTCCGGCCCCACAGCCTGTACCATGCCCCCTGCAGCTCCTCCCAGGACCAGGGAGCCAGTCACCCTGGGGTGGGGAGACGCCTGGCTGCGCCGCCCCAGGACCACCGGCGTGAAACCTATGCCACGCCCACCAACCAGAGCCGCAGCCTGGACTCCCAGACCACACCCCTGGGCTACACCGCCTCACCCCTGCCCACCCGACTATCCATCAGAGGTGCTCCCCCCCCACTTCTCACACTGGGACTCTGTGACTGAAGCCGTTCCACCCCACACACTCACATGCATttctctcacacactctcctcctgctctctctctctcttacagtCACTGTGAATCTAGACTGTCATCTAGAGGTGAGTCACACACGAGGGAGACACGACGAACAAGAGTAGGACATGTAAGAATGTCTGTACAATGTCAAAGGGAGACGGTAGGAGTGACCAGAAAGCCCATTCAGCTTGTTTTTCCACGAAAACAGTTTCCCTCTGCCCGTTGCGGaaggcagtatatatatatagaatccatatatatatatatatatatatatatatatatatatatatatatatatatatatatattatacacacacacacacacgcacagtgatTCACAAACCACGCATCACATGGTAAAACATGGGAATTTGCATTAAACTCATTTTTTTTCATGAAGGCCTCTGCTGCATTGCAAGCTCTTCCAGACGTTGATCAGCACTTTCCACCATGGTGCTCTGTTTGTGAATCCCGCTGCACAGTTCACTTTTAGTTGCAGTGTCAGCTCCTCTCTTTGGCAGTTCACTTTTGTTTCCTCTTCTGTTCCCTGCTCCACTGTGCTGACACTGTTTCTGACTCCATGTATCTGGTGCTGAACTACAATTTGGTTTCTGCAGCGCTGCACACATTGGATAAATAGGAAGTTGTTTTCATGCAACAAGCAATCTACACAGTAGATtatatggggtttttttttggcttgtttttaTTGCACTGTCTGGACATTGTGTTGATGATcccagctgtttcttcactcattCAAGGGTGGAGTCAGCCAATGCAAAGCTGCCGCTGTCTGTCAGGTTAAATACTCCAGTGTGTAGAAATCCTAACAGTTGTCAGTAGTGTCCCGGCAGTGtatgaatttgtttgtttgtttcatttcagctCCCAACgtgccccctcctcctcctcctcctcctcctcctcctcctcctcctcacgtTAGCCCCCCCGCAGCTGACTGTAAAAGCATGTCCATGAAGAAGAGGAACCCCCCTCCCCCGTTAGTCATCAGACACAAGCGCACCCTGTCCGAGCCCAGCCCCCAGGTGCCACACAGCCCCCTGAGCCAGCGCCACATCTCCCTGGGTAGGTGCAGGCGTGGCTGGGTACTGGGGATTGCACTGCTGAACGGGAGAAAGGCTGTGGGAAGGAGGGATGTGCAGATTAACCAGTGTCcgaagtgttgtgttttttttatttttcatcaagGAAACGTAGTTACATCAGTTGGTCACAAGGTGGCACTGCAGTGCCCAATGCAAAAAGCCCATGACAAGCTAATCTACACTACACTCCCCTAACGGGGGACAGTTTTGGGAACCTGAtgtcacaataatatatatttacttcTAATGGGATTAATGGCTTTTAATATTCAGAGATGTGTGAGCTTTAGATCTTTGATATCCATATAACCCATGCTTGACATGGACGTGGCTTGTCAGCTCAAGAGGTTCGCTGTTGATTCAGTTCAGAGAGGGCTGTGTGTAGTGCCATCACTCTCTGCCAGGATcctggatgttaatttattaaactcAGCTTCCTAGCAACTGTCTGGGGACCAGAATAGACACTTAGAACACCCTGGAAGAACAAAGGGGGTTTTATTTATTCTCATCTACAGCATGACAGGGCTACAATAGTACGAAAACGTTAGAATACAGATAAGAATCAGGGGAGCGGTGTGAGGGCAGCAAGGCTGTCTAGATATCCTGCTCTGTAGTTCAGAGTGGTGTGAGTAACAAATTACTTACATTGAAGACACTGGTTGtttgtcaattaaattggcttcaaatgaaagcagttgaacaatcgcaACAATTATTATGTCTCCCAAAGTATCAAcgaattggaactggaattggaattggaattgcgAGCTCCTTGTACCCAGGGGAGAGCTGCTCCACATACTATACTGGCTCTGCCTTGCTCCTTCGCTGTGGAACGCGGTACCTGGTGTTGTCGAGagtgcagagacacagacagactaATAACCCGTCTCTTCGATTTGTTTTTGCACAGTAGCTGAGCTTCATGGCATGTGAAGATCTCTGGAGGGTTGTTCTGCACTCGGGGTACTTAGCGTCCAAACCCCATCCAAGTGGTTAACATTTACAATTTTGCCTAATCCGGTGTCCTTTGTTAAAAGTCTGTATGTTGTTTGTAAAGGTACAGCTGGTGTTGGGCGTATGTATGATATGAATAGCCGCAGTCTTGCTCTTGCAGAACTGTTCAGATAAcgggtgtgtttttatttttagattatgCCTCCCCAGTAGTGTCTCGAGGTCTGAGCGGACCAGAGAGCGGCTACCAGAAACCTGTGTAAGTGTGTTGTGATCTGCTAATCTCTGGCACTGCTAATCTCTGCCAATCTCTGGCACTGCTAATCTCTGCCAATCTCTGGCAGTCTGCTAATCTCTGGAAGTCTGGTAATCTCTGGCAGTCTGCTAATATCTGGCAATTATCTGCTAATCTCTGGTAATCTCTGACACTGATATATGGTACTGCTAAACTCTGCCAATCTCTGCACgtcttggtggtccagtggttaaagaaaggggcttgcgATCATGAGGTTCTGGGTTttatcctagctcagccactgactcactgtatgtcacttaacctccttgtgctccgtccttcggatgagacctaaaaccaaggtcctattggaagtgattctgcagcaccagcagttgttgatgcatggTTCGCCCTgtagtctctgtaaatcactttggatgaaagtgtctgctaaatgattaaaataaataatgtgtaggCTGCTGTGGTTTACAGAGCAAGGCTGTCACAACCACGGCCCATCTCTGATCTCTGTGTGCTCCCTAACCACATAGTACACATTTCACTAATGCCCTGATCATtgagttttcattttgttgtgtgcGTGCTGGTGTGTGTTGTGGGCAGTAGGTAAAAGTGGATGTTATGTGGACATTGCCCTCTAGTGGTCAAAACTATTGCTGACCTGACATTCCTGTGTATTCTACTACAGATTATTATCGTCAAGTTCCTCCTCACACACAGTGAGCCAGACACCATAATAatagtttggtttttgttttgtttttttcaggttaaGTTCACCGAAGTACACAGCTTCTCCTCTTAACTCGCTGCCCGAACTGCCAGAGAAAGGTACAGCTGCCTGCCGTTTTAAAAACAGTTGCGTTGTTCAGCGTAACTTGGTATTGTGCAAATTCTaccgtttctctctctctctctctctctctctctctctctctctctctctctctctctctctctctctatatatatatatatatatatatatatatatatatatatatatatatatatatatatatatatatatatgaggagtAATTGATTTGACTAACTTCTGCCTTCACatagatattttattaaaattgttgctaattattaaaattaatattttttatcacttaaagtTCAAAAGAATCGAAGTGACTTGCGATTGAGTATACTGTTGGATACTCATCAGTCACtacatattattagtagtatattACTGTAGTGCTAGTCTTCTAATTCTTAAATCATAGTGCCTCTTCAAAACTGATAACTCGAGCTCAGTTCATAGATTTCAGATATTGTGCTCAATGCTGTCAATCGAATGAGTTTATCTTCACAGGAATCTCTAATAAACCAGAAGTCTTTGGCGACTTGTCCTTTCGGATGTACCATCCCCCGCAGCCCAGCGGGAGGTCTTTACAGCCAGACTCTCCACCGCCAAGGTCCTCCACCTCCGACGCGAATGGAGCCAAACCTGCTCCACATGGCTCAGCCCCCCACCCGCTCCCCAGGAGGACAGTGGTAAGACAGGACCGCCGGTCTCATCAGCACTGTGTATAGAGCAGCAGCGTGCTTGCGTGCATGCATTGTGAGGAGACCAGTGAAAAACAGGGTTTTCATGCTCAAAGATTCCTGTTTTTACCTTTATGTTCCTGTACTGTGGAATAAAACCGAAAGCGTTGTTCTGTTTAGCTTACCCCCTGTATAGTTCATCCGGTCCTACAATACTGCATGCTGCCCTGATTCCGATAGCACTGCTGTTACACAGGCAGTAAGAAGTGGGATCATACTGGGAGATTATGCTAACTGGGTGTTTGGAGTTCTTTTGCATATTTAAATGGTTGCCTCAAGCTTTCTCCCGTTGGTAGGTTAGAGTTATTTTCCATAAATAAGTCCTATCACAGCGTGTTGAGGAACAGCTGCAGATTTTCCTGTTTTTATGGCGTGAATCTCATTTGACACGACTGCTGGGCCACCTAGGTGATATTGAAGCTAATCACTACCCTCTTTAGCAGTAGTGTGCGTTTGGGATTGTCTTTTGAAAAGCCCTTATTAAGTGATACAGGATTTCtgagtgttttgttattattatcccTTAGCATATGGCGCCACCTATTGACCTACAAGAACGGAGGTCAATGTAACTGATGCAATGGGGTTCTGATTTCTGCATTTTCTGTTGCGTTTCTGAGAGGTATAATCATAGACGTTGTGTGATAAGCCTGAATAAGTATGCACACTATCACAGCCCTATGTGGAAAACATAATTTGTGTTTGAGGTCTCCTGTAAAATATTAACAGCATAACAAAAATCCCATAACTTGATATCCCTGTTTCTTTATCATTATTAAACCGTGTTGATTCaactgtcaatacatttttatgtatgtttttgaaaCAGTGGTTAATTATTGTATAAAGTTAAAACTAGaaagctttctgttttttttaatttatttatttttattttcagattaagTGTTTTGTTAGCACACTAGCTCtagcttggggggggggtggggggtgggggggtgtaaaGCTGAGATTCGTGTGTGATCGGCTCTGTTTTGATTTGCAGGGCAAGCCCAGGATACGGAGAGTAAAGGCAATCTATGACTGTATCGCAGACCATCATGATGAGCTGACATTCAAGGAAGGAGAGGTCATTGTGGTGACTGGAGAGGATGACTCAGACTGGTGGGTAGGTATCCTTCCAAACCCTTCCCGTCCTAGGAGAGGTCCTCTGGAGTGGCTAGGGGGTGCTTTCACCCCAGTGTGAATACTGTTTGAATGCTCTGTACAAAGTCTGGAGGATTAGACTCCCACTCAGAAACATGCATCAAAAAAACACCCCAGTGTGCAGACTCCCGAGTaaacaaaacctaaaataaaactaaacaaaaccttGTTTTTTGGAACGGGCTGGAATTGATCTCGGGACCCAGGCTCTACAGATGGAAGCGATTTTCAGATCTGGCAAATGAAAAAACAGATCCTTTCCCATGAAGGAATGGCCCACTACGAGGGCCCAGCTGATAATGCCTTCCAGATGTCCTAGACTCCCTACATGCACCCCTCTGGAGCAGAGACTGGCTCTGGCTGTGCATTCTTCTGAATGAACTGCAGTGTCAGCACTTGTTATTCAATGCTATGGGTTGGTTTACGTTGGGCGATATTTTGCTAGGTTATAATTTTGGCTTTAAAACACAGACCTCACCCTCGTAATAAATAGCGTGGCACCTCCTGCGAATGCTAAAGCGAGTGCACTCATcactgctgtttgtgtttctgcAGGTGGGCTACATCGAGGGGCAGCAGCCTCAAAAGAAAGGGCTCTTCCCGGCCTCGTTTGTTCACATCCTCTCTGATTATTGACCAAAGCCATGCAGAGATCAATGTACAGGACATACAGCAGCACGCAGGGACAACTACATGGAGATGCTGAATCTTTACAACGTGTGTGGATTATGTGTAGGCCAGCAGTGTACTTGTACATATTTTGGTTAATCAagtcaaataaatacatcaataaatactATAAGAATCTGGGTGCAGTATAACCCATGCTATGTGTGCGCATTGCATTTGCCTAATCATTGTGATCTTTTAGACTTGACAAGGTTTTGAGATCAGCAAGCTACTAGGAAGCGTTCGAGCGTTgatgtcctcctcctcctcctcgtttgtaaacgttcacCTCTGCGCTGTAACAAAGCACTTCTCCTTGAAACAGCACTTGTGCACAGTATAGCGGTACAAGCTGAGAGGCTAGGTGCTTTACAGGCGCATGTGAAGCCAATTtgactgtttatttatattttgtatttattcaagcACTGGATATGTCAAATGTTTAGTGGCATATCGGATCTTTCTGTCTCAGGTTAGAGGCAGTCAAAGAAAGCAGGTTCGGGCTGGTATCTGTTAATTACCTTGGAAAAGGGGCTACAAGCAAAATAACTCATTTTGCACGTGCCAATTAAGGTCATACAGTGGCTTGACAGTGGAAGACAGCAACAAGATACACAGTATACAGCAGCGTTCAAGCAATG belongs to Polyodon spathula isolate WHYD16114869_AA chromosome 59, ASM1765450v1, whole genome shotgun sequence and includes:
- the unm_sa1614 gene encoding arf-GAP with SH3 domain, ANK repeat and PH domain-containing protein 1 isoform X2 — encoded protein: MKKAAKAKHASGQDHISHLESYITSMEKLAVNFTNNGEQELATSFNKFAEFSKELLTPMKNLLQSMYHNLNFFLDSLVKGDLKEVKGDLKKPFDRSWKDYENKFTKIEKEKRELAKQYGMVRTEVSGGEIAEELEKERRMFQLQMCEYLIKVNEIKTKKGVDLLQNLIKHYHSQCNFFQECLATTEKLKLYIEVLLSELAGIKQRQDEEKKQLCSLRDQLRPALQLDQKEESLSRQTVYSMHQLQGNKQYGTEKSGCLYKKSDGLRKVWQKRKCVVQNCYLTIAHGTPNRPPAKLNLLTCQVKPSLEDKKCFDLISHNRTYHFLAEDDLECAAWISVLTNSKQEALNVALDEKRPSGENSIEDLTKAIIEDVKRMPGNHVCCDCGAPDPTWLSTNLGILTCIECSGIHREMGVHFSRIQSLALDKLGTSELLLAKNVGNSGFNEIVEASLPSPACKPSTESNMTARKDFIIAKYMERRFCKKGGGSPMSLRKQLLGGVKSKDVFTLLRVYAEGQDLSDPLPIPAQEHGEAALHLAVLLSDRTSLHMVDFLVQNCNNLDRQTVRGNTALHYCCLHNKTECLKLLLRAKANTHIKNEKGETGLDVARRLGNSHCEELINQAHCNLFNMHVHVEYEWRLRQEDMYESDDDLDEKLGPVKDRSFRPHSLYHAPCSSSQDQGASHPGVGRRLAAPPQDHRRETYATPTNQSRSLDSQTTPLGYTASPLPTRLSIRAPNVPPPPPPPPPPPPPPHVSPPAADCKSMSMKKRNPPPPLVIRHKRTLSEPSPQVPHSPLSQRHISLDYASPVVSRGLSGPESGYQKPVLSSPKYTASPLNSLPELPEKGISNKPEVFGDLSFRMYHPPQPSGRSLQPDSPPPRSSTSDANGAKPAPHGSAPHPLPRRTVGKPRIRRVKAIYDCIADHHDELTFKEGEVIVVTGEDDSDWWVGYIEGQQPQKKGLFPASFVHILSDY
- the unm_sa1614 gene encoding arf-GAP with SH3 domain, ANK repeat and PH domain-containing protein 1 isoform X1; the protein is MKKAAKAKHASGQDHISHLESYITSMEKLAVNFTNNGEQELATSFNKFAEFSKELLTPMKNLLQSMYHNLNFFLDSLVKGDLKEVKGDLKKPFDRSWKDYENKFTKIEKEKRELAKQYGMVRTEVSGGEIAEELEKERRMFQLQMCEYLIKVNEIKTKKGVDLLQNLIKHYHSQCNFFQECLATTEKLKLYIEVLLSELAGIKQRQDEEKKQLCSLRDQLRPALQLDQKESRRESLSRQTVYSMHQLQGNKQYGTEKSGCLYKKSDGLRKVWQKRKCVVQNCYLTIAHGTPNRPPAKLNLLTCQVKPSLEDKKCFDLISHNRTYHFLAEDDLECAAWISVLTNSKQEALNVALDEKRPSGENSIEDLTKAIIEDVKRMPGNHVCCDCGAPDPTWLSTNLGILTCIECSGIHREMGVHFSRIQSLALDKLGTSELLLAKNVGNSGFNEIVEASLPSPACKPSTESNMTARKDFIIAKYMERRFCKKGGGSPMSLRKQLLGGVKSKDVFTLLRVYAEGQDLSDPLPIPAQEHGEAALHLAVLLSDRTSLHMVDFLVQNCNNLDRQTVRGNTALHYCCLHNKTECLKLLLRAKANTHIKNEKGETGLDVARRLGNSHCEELINQAHCNLFNMHVHVEYEWRLRQEDMYESDDDLDEKLGPVKDRSFRPHSLYHAPCSSSQDQGASHPGVGRRLAAPPQDHRRETYATPTNQSRSLDSQTTPLGYTASPLPTRLSIRAPNVPPPPPPPPPPPPPPHVSPPAADCKSMSMKKRNPPPPLVIRHKRTLSEPSPQVPHSPLSQRHISLDYASPVVSRGLSGPESGYQKPVLSSPKYTASPLNSLPELPEKGISNKPEVFGDLSFRMYHPPQPSGRSLQPDSPPPRSSTSDANGAKPAPHGSAPHPLPRRTVGKPRIRRVKAIYDCIADHHDELTFKEGEVIVVTGEDDSDWWVGYIEGQQPQKKGLFPASFVHILSDY
- the unm_sa1614 gene encoding arf-GAP with SH3 domain, ANK repeat and PH domain-containing protein 1 isoform X3, encoding MEKLAVNFTNNGEQELATSFNKFAEFSKELLTPMKNLLQSMYHNLNFFLDSLVKGDLKEVKGDLKKPFDRSWKDYENKFTKIEKEKRELAKQYGMVRTEVSGGEIAEELEKERRMFQLQMCEYLIKVNEIKTKKGVDLLQNLIKHYHSQCNFFQECLATTEKLKLYIEVLLSELAGIKQRQDEEKKQLCSLRDQLRPALQLDQKESRRESLSRQTVYSMHQLQGNKQYGTEKSGCLYKKSDGLRKVWQKRKCVVQNCYLTIAHGTPNRPPAKLNLLTCQVKPSLEDKKCFDLISHNRTYHFLAEDDLECAAWISVLTNSKQEALNVALDEKRPSGENSIEDLTKAIIEDVKRMPGNHVCCDCGAPDPTWLSTNLGILTCIECSGIHREMGVHFSRIQSLALDKLGTSELLLAKNVGNSGFNEIVEASLPSPACKPSTESNMTARKDFIIAKYMERRFCKKGGGSPMSLRKQLLGGVKSKDVFTLLRVYAEGQDLSDPLPIPAQEHGEAALHLAVLLSDRTSLHMVDFLVQNCNNLDRQTVRGNTALHYCCLHNKTECLKLLLRAKANTHIKNEKGETGLDVARRLGNSHCEELINQAHCNLFNMHVHVEYEWRLRQEDMYESDDDLDEKLGPVKDRSFRPHSLYHAPCSSSQDQGASHPGVGRRLAAPPQDHRRETYATPTNQSRSLDSQTTPLGYTASPLPTRLSIRAPNVPPPPPPPPPPPPPPHVSPPAADCKSMSMKKRNPPPPLVIRHKRTLSEPSPQVPHSPLSQRHISLDYASPVVSRGLSGPESGYQKPVLSSPKYTASPLNSLPELPEKGISNKPEVFGDLSFRMYHPPQPSGRSLQPDSPPPRSSTSDANGAKPAPHGSAPHPLPRRTVGKPRIRRVKAIYDCIADHHDELTFKEGEVIVVTGEDDSDWWVGYIEGQQPQKKGLFPASFVHILSDY